One stretch of Deinococcus carri DNA includes these proteins:
- the secG gene encoding preprotein translocase subunit SecG — protein sequence MILTLFIVLFALVCVGLVFFVLLQVPKQAGLTASMASGGSLLGGRGVEGGLVRVTSVLGGLFMLLALLISFVSH from the coding sequence ATGATCCTGACGTTGTTTATTGTCCTGTTCGCCCTGGTCTGTGTGGGCCTGGTGTTTTTCGTGTTGCTGCAAGTGCCCAAGCAGGCGGGGCTGACGGCCAGCATGGCCTCGGGCGGCTCGCTGCTGGGTGGGCGCGGCGTGGAAGGTGGCCTGGTCCGCGTGACCAGCGTGCTGGGCGGCCTGTTCATGCTGCTGGCCCTGCTGATCAGCTTCGTCTCGCACTGA
- a CDS encoding sensor histidine kinase, which yields MRLFPRLFLGHLLVILVALIALFLVVEVSAPSFYRHHVEQMTALIGPEGRALRPDLERGMRRTLHSALLAALPFAVGVAALTASLTSRRIVHSVRLLSEGSQALAAGQYARRLPETGRDELADLAHNFNVLARSLERVEQDRVALIGNVGHELRAPLAALRGYTEALTDGVMTPEQAAPALRREVRAMARLASDLGLVSRVEAGRVDLHPTPFSARTLLAAALERFGDAYGERGVTLVVPEACPAPQVRADFERALQVLSNLLSNALRHTPPGGRVTLTVQEAGGQVKFAVQDTGSGIPAEHLGRIFERFYRADPARTRGEGSGVGLTIARGLVEQMGGHMGVTSGGGGSTFTFTLPGA from the coding sequence GTGAGGCTCTTCCCACGGCTGTTCCTGGGCCACCTGCTGGTGATCCTGGTTGCGCTGATCGCCCTGTTCCTGGTGGTGGAAGTCAGCGCGCCCAGCTTCTACCGCCACCACGTCGAGCAGATGACGGCGCTGATCGGCCCTGAGGGGCGTGCCCTGCGCCCGGACCTGGAACGCGGGATGCGCCGCACCCTCCACAGCGCCCTGCTGGCGGCGCTGCCCTTCGCGGTGGGGGTGGCCGCCCTCACGGCCTCCCTCACGTCGCGGCGCATCGTGCATTCGGTGCGCCTGCTCTCGGAGGGCAGCCAGGCCCTCGCAGCGGGACAGTACGCCCGGCGGCTCCCCGAGACGGGGCGCGACGAGCTGGCCGACCTCGCCCACAACTTCAACGTGCTGGCCCGCTCGCTGGAACGGGTAGAGCAGGATCGCGTGGCCCTGATCGGCAACGTGGGGCACGAGCTGCGCGCGCCGCTCGCCGCCCTGCGCGGATACACCGAGGCGCTCACGGACGGCGTGATGACCCCGGAACAGGCCGCGCCCGCCCTGCGGCGGGAGGTGCGCGCCATGGCCCGGCTCGCCAGCGACCTCGGCCTCGTGTCCCGCGTGGAGGCGGGCCGGGTGGACCTGCACCCCACCCCCTTCAGCGCCCGGACGCTGCTCGCCGCGGCGCTGGAACGCTTCGGGGATGCCTACGGGGAGCGCGGCGTCACGCTGGTCGTGCCGGAGGCGTGCCCTGCGCCGCAGGTGCGGGCCGACTTCGAGCGGGCGCTGCAAGTGCTGTCCAACCTGCTGTCTAACGCCCTGCGCCACACGCCGCCCGGAGGCCGGGTCACGCTGACGGTGCAGGAGGCGGGAGGGCAGGTGAAGTTCGCCGTGCAGGACACCGGGAGCGGTATCCCCGCCGAGCATCTGGGCCGCATCTTCGAGCGGTTCTACCGTGCGGACCCGGCCCGGACCCGTGGGGAGGGCAGCGGTGTCGGCCTGACGATCGCACGCGGCCTGGTGGAGCAGATGGGCGGCCACATGGGCGTCACGTCGGGCGGGGGCGGCAGCACGTTCACCTTTACCCTGCCGGGAGCCTAA
- a CDS encoding ABC transporter substrate-binding protein, whose amino-acid sequence MKKALFVALAMTLGSSLAAPFVYPASWTTNKPAEVQTGGTLRTVNLQDFKTLNPFVSKESPNLPAYMSAGGLLGQDPITDEYYPYMASSYTQSADKKTFTFNVRPGMKWSDGKPITADDWVTSYTLYSNKDIGSNGYDSFFINDQPIKVSKVDSDTVKVVFPKADVTALEFLTGFEPEPTHVFMPVFKSKGAEGIKNMWTISTDPKDIVVSGSFMLDRYQRGERALLKKNPYFGEWNKDSAGKALPYLDSVQINVVPDANAQLTQFLAGNIDVYAPDNRDKLAQVKAAMDAKKINGVLIPNASGRASSDFVVFNMDDSATFKTKLFSNPKFRQAFSMIVNRDAMVDLTLGGLGQPTYTGVYPVFKDWLATGADKYKFNPAGAIKLLNELGFTKKGPDGILVDKAGNKLEFTLITNAENVRRQGFAKIIQDEAKKVGMKVNTSFIAFNQMTDMLDAKSNFGRRNFDAILIGLTNGSRVFPISGPNVIECSGLADGGNLHMFNQSNKCRFPFETQTINLYWKGRAEFNLAARKAIANQIQRIEAEQQPYVQLAAQTVHYAWTDRTQGEFPRSAISSLTASTLYGPRVIDLTWIKR is encoded by the coding sequence ATGAAAAAAGCCCTGTTTGTTGCGCTGGCGATGACGCTCGGAAGCAGCCTGGCTGCGCCCTTTGTGTACCCTGCAAGCTGGACCACCAACAAGCCCGCTGAAGTCCAGACGGGCGGCACTCTCCGCACCGTGAACCTCCAGGACTTCAAGACCCTGAACCCCTTCGTGAGCAAGGAAAGCCCCAACCTTCCCGCGTACATGTCGGCGGGCGGTCTGCTGGGCCAGGACCCTATCACGGACGAGTACTACCCCTACATGGCTTCCTCCTACACCCAGTCGGCGGACAAGAAGACCTTCACGTTCAATGTCCGCCCCGGCATGAAGTGGAGCGACGGCAAGCCGATCACCGCTGACGACTGGGTCACCAGCTACACGCTGTACAGCAACAAGGACATCGGCAGCAACGGCTACGACAGCTTCTTCATCAACGACCAGCCCATCAAGGTCAGCAAGGTGGACAGCGATACCGTCAAGGTCGTGTTCCCCAAGGCCGACGTGACGGCGCTGGAGTTCCTGACCGGCTTCGAGCCGGAGCCGACCCACGTGTTCATGCCCGTGTTCAAGAGCAAGGGTGCCGAAGGCATCAAGAACATGTGGACCATCAGCACGGACCCCAAGGACATCGTGGTGAGCGGCAGCTTCATGCTCGACCGTTACCAGCGCGGTGAGCGCGCCCTGCTGAAGAAGAACCCCTACTTCGGCGAGTGGAACAAGGACAGCGCCGGCAAGGCCCTCCCGTACCTGGACAGCGTCCAGATCAACGTGGTGCCCGACGCCAACGCGCAGCTCACGCAGTTCCTGGCGGGCAACATCGACGTGTACGCGCCCGACAACCGCGACAAGCTCGCCCAGGTGAAGGCCGCGATGGACGCCAAGAAGATCAACGGCGTGCTGATCCCCAACGCCAGTGGCCGTGCCAGCAGCGACTTCGTCGTGTTCAACATGGACGACAGCGCCACCTTCAAGACCAAGCTGTTCAGCAACCCCAAGTTCCGCCAGGCGTTCAGCATGATCGTCAACCGTGACGCGATGGTCGACCTGACGCTGGGCGGTCTGGGTCAGCCCACCTACACCGGCGTGTATCCCGTCTTCAAGGACTGGCTGGCTACCGGCGCGGACAAGTACAAGTTCAACCCGGCGGGCGCGATCAAGCTGCTGAATGAACTCGGCTTCACCAAGAAGGGGCCTGACGGCATCCTGGTGGACAAGGCGGGCAACAAGCTGGAGTTCACGCTGATCACCAACGCGGAGAACGTGCGCCGCCAGGGCTTCGCCAAGATCATCCAGGACGAGGCCAAGAAGGTCGGCATGAAGGTCAACACCAGCTTCATCGCCTTTAACCAGATGACCGACATGCTCGATGCCAAGAGCAACTTCGGTCGCCGCAACTTCGACGCGATCCTGATCGGCCTGACGAACGGCAGCCGAGTTTTCCCGATCAGTGGCCCGAACGTGATCGAGTGCAGTGGCCTGGCCGACGGCGGCAACCTGCACATGTTCAACCAGAGCAACAAGTGCCGCTTCCCCTTCGAGACACAGACCATCAACCTGTACTGGAAGGGCCGCGCGGAGTTCAACCTCGCCGCCCGCAAGGCGATCGCCAACCAGATTCAGCGTATCGAGGCCGAGCAGCAGCCCTACGTGCAGCTCGCCGCCCAGACGGTGCACTACGCCTGGACCGACCGGACCCAGGGCGAATTCCCCCGTTCTGCCATCAGCAGCCTGACGGCCAGCACCCTCTACGGGCCGCGCGTCATCGACCTGACCTGGATCAAGCGTTAA
- a CDS encoding MFS transporter encodes MWRELHPNVRVRIVNSFLARMVGGAVFPFMAIYFTHHLGPGLAGALLAVLVGVQFVAGLYGGGLADVWGRRRTLLAGEWLKLFAFLVLLAANLHTPLPWLTFAALIVINVSSGLINPAAEAMLVDVSTPETRTFMYAVNYWAINASLLIGTLLGGWLYQDHFPLLLAGLCVMSGVTLFLAWSRMTETLGGPRPSREEVRQQMGLGPLARSYAQVMGDRPFLLFLLGFLLLMTVEFGRSNFIPVHLAGSFPEQTVLGLRLDGVKAMSVLTAVNTVMIVALTVPVTTWVKGRDLTRLMAVGFALFALGFAVLNVSLSLPVLLAASVLLSLGELLYVPTRQALLADMVPAERRGAYLAVNGQTFTVGKWLAALGIPLGASIGGAGMALVTLLLGLLAIGLSVAAVRQRSLARQTQAPAPQGV; translated from the coding sequence ATGTGGCGGGAACTGCACCCCAACGTCCGTGTCCGTATCGTCAACTCCTTTCTGGCCCGCATGGTGGGGGGCGCGGTCTTTCCCTTCATGGCGATCTACTTCACGCACCACCTGGGGCCGGGGCTGGCGGGCGCGCTGCTGGCCGTGCTGGTCGGCGTGCAGTTCGTGGCGGGGCTGTACGGCGGGGGCCTGGCCGACGTGTGGGGCCGCCGCCGGACGCTGCTGGCGGGGGAATGGCTCAAGCTCTTCGCCTTCCTGGTGCTGCTCGCGGCCAACCTGCATACGCCGCTGCCGTGGCTGACCTTTGCCGCCCTGATCGTCATCAACGTCTCCAGCGGCCTGATCAACCCGGCGGCCGAGGCGATGCTGGTGGATGTCAGCACCCCCGAGACGCGCACCTTTATGTACGCCGTGAACTACTGGGCCATCAACGCCAGCCTCCTGATCGGCACGCTGCTGGGCGGGTGGCTGTACCAGGACCACTTTCCGCTGCTGCTCGCGGGGCTGTGCGTGATGTCGGGCGTGACCCTCTTCCTGGCCTGGTCGCGCATGACCGAGACGCTGGGCGGCCCCCGCCCCTCGCGGGAGGAGGTCCGGCAGCAGATGGGCCTCGGCCCGCTGGCCCGCAGCTACGCGCAGGTGATGGGCGACCGGCCCTTCCTGCTGTTCCTGCTGGGCTTCCTGCTGCTGATGACGGTCGAGTTCGGGCGCTCGAACTTCATTCCGGTGCATCTGGCAGGCTCCTTCCCGGAGCAGACCGTGCTGGGCCTGAGGCTGGACGGCGTGAAGGCGATGAGTGTGCTGACCGCCGTCAACACGGTGATGATCGTGGCCCTCACGGTGCCGGTCACGACCTGGGTGAAGGGCCGCGACCTTACGCGGCTGATGGCGGTGGGCTTCGCGCTGTTCGCGCTGGGCTTCGCGGTCCTGAACGTCAGCCTGAGCCTGCCCGTGCTGCTCGCGGCGAGCGTGCTGCTCAGCCTGGGCGAACTGCTGTACGTGCCCACCCGGCAGGCCCTGCTGGCCGACATGGTGCCCGCAGAACGCCGGGGCGCATACCTGGCGGTGAACGGCCAGACCTTCACGGTGGGCAAGTGGCTCGCGGCGCTGGGGATTCCGCTGGGCGCGAGCATCGGTGGGGCGGGAATGGCGCTGGTGACCCTGCTGCTGGGCCTGCTCGCCATCGGCCTCAGCGTGGCGGCCGTCCGCCAGCGGAGCCTGGCCCGCCAGACCCAGGCCCCCGCGCCTCAGGGGGTCTGA
- a CDS encoding DUF4384 domain-containing protein yields MKKLLMIPAAMLLGTAAAAPKISAQSIIVNPAQPDLSVSVRVDKDTTGNANPTYRVGENIRISTSVNRDAYVYLFNVDATGEVTQILPNRLGGENFVKANTTAVFPAPDATFTFTVGNDTGLNKVLALASLTPLNLDQLSSFKTQQDQFATVNARGQQQLAQALSIVVNPLPQNSWVSDTAFFNVTARTPITTGGLFVGTNVPDATVFLNGQRLGSADSTFSNIRPGTYPVRVQAPGFADYNTSVTIQAGSTTNLNVDFQAVAVVTPAPQSSTPVLDLFRNLLGAALGVPLQDPARSAYDQKVRDLQGQGYRLQQTRNVAGGYEGLFVKGATTATVTVTLGSNRTVNVQVTENTVYRY; encoded by the coding sequence ATGAAAAAGCTTCTGATGATTCCCGCGGCGATGCTGCTCGGTACGGCGGCGGCGGCTCCCAAGATCAGCGCCCAGAGCATTATCGTCAACCCCGCCCAGCCCGACCTCAGCGTCAGCGTGCGGGTCGACAAGGACACCACCGGCAACGCCAACCCCACCTACCGTGTCGGTGAGAACATCCGCATCAGCACCTCCGTCAACCGTGACGCTTACGTCTACCTCTTCAATGTTGACGCGACGGGTGAAGTCACCCAGATTCTCCCCAACCGCCTCGGCGGCGAGAACTTCGTGAAGGCCAACACCACCGCCGTCTTCCCGGCTCCCGATGCCACTTTCACCTTCACGGTGGGGAATGACACGGGGTTGAACAAGGTGCTGGCGCTGGCGAGCCTGACGCCGCTGAACCTGGACCAGCTCAGCTCGTTCAAGACGCAGCAGGACCAGTTCGCCACCGTGAATGCCCGTGGTCAGCAACAGCTCGCCCAGGCCCTCAGCATCGTGGTGAACCCCCTGCCCCAGAACAGCTGGGTCAGCGACACCGCCTTCTTCAACGTCACGGCCCGCACGCCCATCACCACCGGGGGCCTGTTCGTGGGCACCAATGTCCCTGACGCCACGGTGTTCCTGAACGGCCAGCGGCTCGGCAGCGCGGACAGCACCTTCAGCAACATCCGCCCCGGCACCTACCCCGTACGCGTGCAGGCCCCCGGCTTCGCGGACTACAACACCAGCGTCACGATCCAGGCGGGCAGCACCACCAACCTGAATGTGGACTTCCAGGCGGTGGCCGTGGTGACGCCCGCCCCGCAGAGCAGCACGCCCGTGCTGGACCTGTTCCGCAACCTGCTGGGGGCCGCGCTCGGTGTACCGCTTCAGGACCCGGCCCGCAGCGCCTACGACCAGAAGGTGCGTGACCTGCAAGGCCAGGGCTACCGCCTCCAGCAGACCCGCAACGTCGCGGGCGGCTACGAGGGGCTGTTCGTGAAGGGCGCAACCACCGCTACCGTGACCGTCACGCTGGGCAGCAACCGCACCGTGAACGTGCAGGTGACCGAGAACACCGTCTACCGCTACTGA
- a CDS encoding CopZ family metallochaperone produces MTQTELNITGMTCGHCQAGVTKALRNVPGVSDAQVDLKTGKAVVQGTAEPQQLVAAVVEEGYGAQVANP; encoded by the coding sequence GTGACACAGACCGAACTGAACATCACCGGCATGACCTGCGGCCACTGCCAGGCGGGCGTGACGAAGGCCCTCAGGAACGTTCCCGGCGTGAGCGACGCGCAGGTGGACCTGAAGACCGGCAAGGCCGTCGTGCAGGGCACGGCCGAACCGCAGCAGCTCGTGGCGGCCGTCGTCGAGGAAGGCTACGGCGCGCAGGTGGCGAACCCGTAA
- a CDS encoding heavy metal translocating P-type ATPase produces the protein MTKTIELGVQGMTCASCVGRVERGLKKVEGVEEANVNLATERATVTYDPARTTPQALLEKVKDTGYEPVVSRLELGVQGMTCASCVGRVKRALKKVDGVLDAGVNLATERATVQYLPSSVSAGQLKAAIREAGYEVLEQQAGLSREDQERGAREREVAHLRRQVLFSAVFAVPLLLLAMVPMLIPGVEDRLMTTFGHGVMTTLNWVMLALALPIQFGPGLRFYRLGWKSLRNRAPDMNALVMIGTTAAFLYSLVATVAPGLFPEGTAHVYYEASGVVITLILLGKYFEAIAKGRSSEAMKKLLSLQAKTARVVRGGQELDLPTDEVLVGDLVSVRPGEKIPVDGEVVQGASFVDESMITGEPVPVGKQPGAPVVGGTINGNGALTFRATRIGADTALAQIIRLVETAQGSKPPIQGLADRVVAVFVPVVLGIAALTFLLWLIFGGQTALSFALITTVAVLIIACPCAMGLATPTSIMVGTGKAAELGVLFKGGGALEGLQAVQVVAVDKTGTLTKGRPELTDLVTAPGFDRVTVLKLVAAAEEPSEHPIARAIVEAARREGIATVKPEAFEAVPGYGLEARVDGHLVQVGADRYMTQLGLDVNAFAGQAGRLGDEGKSPLYAAVDGKLAAILAVADPIKDGSPEAVDALHRMGLKVAMITGDNARTARAIARQLGIDEVLAEVLPSGKSDAVKALQARGQKVAFVGDGINDAPALAQADVGLAIGTGTDVAVETADVILMSGDLRGVPNALALSRATLRNIKLNLFWAFAYNIILIPVAAGVLYPAFGVLLSPVLAAAAMGFSSVFVLTNALRLRGFQPPVKPDAVPVPAPTPVHA, from the coding sequence ATGACAAAGACCATCGAACTCGGCGTGCAGGGCATGACCTGCGCCAGTTGCGTTGGAAGGGTCGAGCGCGGCCTGAAGAAGGTGGAGGGAGTCGAGGAAGCCAACGTCAACCTCGCCACCGAGCGGGCCACCGTCACCTACGACCCCGCCCGGACCACACCGCAGGCGTTGCTGGAAAAGGTGAAGGACACCGGCTATGAACCGGTCGTGAGCCGACTTGAGCTGGGCGTGCAGGGTATGACCTGCGCCTCGTGTGTGGGGCGGGTCAAGCGTGCCCTGAAGAAGGTGGACGGCGTGCTGGATGCGGGCGTGAACCTCGCCACCGAGCGCGCGACCGTGCAGTACCTCCCTTCCAGTGTCAGCGCGGGACAGCTCAAGGCGGCCATCCGGGAGGCCGGGTACGAGGTGCTGGAGCAGCAGGCGGGCCTCAGCCGCGAGGACCAGGAACGGGGGGCGCGCGAGCGGGAGGTGGCCCACCTGCGCCGCCAGGTGCTGTTCAGCGCCGTGTTCGCCGTGCCGCTGCTGCTGCTGGCGATGGTGCCGATGCTGATCCCCGGCGTCGAGGACCGCCTGATGACCACCTTCGGCCACGGCGTGATGACCACCCTGAACTGGGTGATGCTGGCCCTGGCCCTGCCGATCCAGTTCGGCCCCGGTCTGCGCTTCTACCGCCTGGGCTGGAAGAGCCTCAGGAACCGCGCGCCCGACATGAACGCCCTGGTGATGATCGGCACCACGGCGGCCTTCCTGTACTCGCTGGTCGCCACGGTCGCGCCCGGCCTCTTTCCGGAGGGGACCGCGCACGTGTACTACGAGGCCTCGGGCGTGGTGATCACCCTCATCCTGCTGGGCAAATACTTCGAGGCCATTGCCAAGGGCCGCAGCAGCGAGGCCATGAAGAAGCTGCTCAGCCTGCAAGCGAAGACGGCGCGGGTGGTGCGCGGCGGGCAGGAACTCGACCTCCCCACCGATGAGGTCCTGGTCGGTGACCTGGTGTCCGTCCGTCCCGGCGAGAAGATTCCAGTGGACGGCGAGGTGGTGCAGGGGGCCAGCTTTGTCGACGAGAGCATGATCACCGGGGAACCCGTGCCCGTGGGCAAGCAGCCCGGCGCACCGGTGGTGGGCGGCACCATCAACGGGAACGGGGCGCTGACCTTCCGCGCCACGCGCATCGGGGCCGACACGGCGCTGGCGCAGATCATCCGGCTGGTCGAGACCGCGCAGGGCAGCAAACCGCCCATTCAGGGCCTCGCGGACCGGGTGGTCGCGGTGTTCGTGCCGGTCGTGCTGGGTATCGCCGCGCTGACCTTCCTGCTGTGGCTGATCTTCGGCGGGCAGACGGCCCTGAGCTTCGCGCTGATCACGACCGTCGCGGTGCTGATCATCGCCTGCCCCTGCGCGATGGGCCTCGCCACGCCCACCAGCATCATGGTCGGCACCGGCAAGGCCGCCGAACTCGGCGTGCTGTTCAAGGGTGGGGGTGCCCTGGAGGGCCTCCAGGCCGTGCAGGTCGTCGCAGTGGACAAGACCGGCACGCTGACGAAAGGCAGGCCGGAACTCACCGACCTGGTCACCGCCCCCGGCTTCGACCGCGTGACTGTCCTGAAACTCGTCGCGGCGGCGGAGGAGCCGAGCGAGCACCCCATCGCCCGCGCCATCGTCGAAGCGGCGCGGCGGGAGGGCATCGCCACCGTGAAGCCGGAAGCCTTCGAGGCCGTGCCCGGTTACGGGCTGGAAGCGCGGGTGGACGGGCACCTCGTGCAGGTGGGGGCGGACCGCTACATGACCCAGCTTGGACTGGACGTGAACGCCTTCGCGGGGCAGGCGGGACGCCTGGGCGACGAGGGCAAGAGTCCGCTGTATGCCGCCGTGGACGGCAAGCTGGCCGCCATCCTCGCCGTCGCGGACCCTATCAAGGACGGCAGTCCGGAGGCCGTGGACGCCCTGCACCGGATGGGCCTGAAGGTCGCCATGATCACCGGGGACAACGCGCGCACCGCGCGGGCGATTGCCCGGCAGCTCGGTATCGACGAGGTCCTGGCGGAGGTGCTGCCCAGTGGCAAGAGCGACGCCGTGAAGGCACTCCAGGCCAGGGGGCAGAAGGTCGCCTTCGTCGGGGACGGCATCAACGACGCCCCCGCGCTGGCCCAGGCGGACGTGGGCCTGGCGATTGGCACCGGCACCGACGTGGCGGTCGAGACGGCGGACGTGATCCTGATGTCGGGCGACCTGCGCGGCGTGCCCAACGCCCTGGCCCTCAGCCGCGCCACGTTGCGGAACATCAAGCTCAACCTCTTCTGGGCCTTCGCCTACAACATCATCCTGATTCCGGTCGCGGCGGGCGTCCTGTACCCGGCCTTCGGCGTGCTGCTCAGCCCCGTCCTCGCGGCGGCGGCGATGGGCTTTTCCAGCGTCTTCGTCCTCACCAACGCGCTGCGGCTGCGCGGTTTCCAGCCGCCCGTGAAGCCCGACGCCGTTCCCGTTCCAGCCCCCACCCCCGTCCACGCCTGA
- a CDS encoding ABC transporter substrate-binding protein, whose translation MTPFLSPDWPYLELRAALHVRDGERACHELRLEDALAWWQCSARTARRQLVRLAGEGRLTYTPGRGRGRTSRVAFAAGLRAELEALTAHLAGAGAAGDLARLSRLPFPRAWVLTDATRSVFGLSATRAGVDRLRTVLTRDLTSLDPLHASATAEAHLLAQVLDPLTRFDPETWTLHPHLAHHWRASPDGLSWTFYLRKAVAFHHGRTLDAHDVRFTLDRLQAGAPWFLPDLLGSEVLGPHTLRLHLARPDAFLPRRLADTQALILPRDLPFDETQPVGTGAFRWTRLDGGFRLTAFDAHFAGRPLIDEVEVYRVGHGGHGNVRHYQVDGAAPASVDGWQAEVGVQFLIWNGERPAARNAALRAAVCELHDVAAFWQETGRTDPLIPATSFFPRRSARKPPRPRSEERAAELLRQAAYTGPPLRFWVLDLPDPMAEGEWLLARAARHGLPMTLCRYPLSATPDRGSDADLVLLGEVAGADEHLSFWTAMGQPELLFRRLLPPAVLAEVDRALEGYRTAQTFAEYEAILDRVEDLLSGTGHVNLTHHRVKRRAVHPLIRDVHPDVYGRINLKRLWVGEGQDSA comes from the coding sequence ATGACCCCTTTTCTGTCCCCGGACTGGCCCTATCTGGAATTGCGCGCCGCCCTGCACGTCCGCGACGGCGAGCGCGCCTGCCATGAGCTGCGGCTGGAGGACGCTCTGGCCTGGTGGCAGTGCAGTGCTAGGACGGCCCGGCGGCAGCTTGTCCGGCTGGCCGGGGAGGGGAGGCTGACCTATACACCGGGGCGGGGAAGAGGCCGCACCTCCCGCGTCGCCTTTGCTGCCGGGCTGAGGGCAGAGCTGGAGGCGCTGACGGCGCACCTGGCCGGGGCAGGGGCCGCCGGGGACCTCGCCCGGCTCTCGCGCCTGCCCTTCCCGCGCGCCTGGGTGCTGACCGACGCCACCCGCAGCGTCTTTGGCCTCAGCGCCACACGGGCGGGGGTGGACCGGCTGCGGACCGTCCTCACCCGCGACCTCACCAGTCTCGATCCCCTCCATGCCAGCGCGACGGCCGAGGCGCACCTGCTCGCCCAGGTGCTGGACCCGCTGACCCGCTTCGACCCCGAGACCTGGACCCTGCATCCCCACCTCGCGCACCACTGGCGGGCTTCACCGGACGGGCTGAGCTGGACCTTTTACCTGCGCAAGGCGGTGGCCTTTCACCACGGCCGGACCCTGGACGCCCACGACGTGCGCTTTACCCTCGACCGACTCCAGGCCGGTGCGCCCTGGTTCCTGCCCGACCTGCTGGGCAGCGAGGTGTTGGGGCCGCACACCCTGCGGCTGCACCTCGCCCGCCCGGACGCCTTCCTGCCCCGGCGGCTGGCCGACACCCAGGCGCTGATCCTCCCGCGCGACCTGCCCTTCGACGAGACGCAGCCGGTGGGCACCGGGGCCTTTCGCTGGACGCGGCTGGACGGGGGCTTCCGGCTCACGGCCTTCGACGCGCACTTCGCCGGAAGGCCCCTGATCGACGAGGTAGAGGTGTACCGGGTGGGGCACGGCGGACACGGCAACGTCCGGCACTATCAGGTGGACGGGGCCGCGCCCGCCTCGGTGGACGGCTGGCAGGCCGAGGTCGGCGTGCAGTTCCTGATCTGGAACGGGGAGCGCCCGGCGGCCCGGAATGCGGCGTTGCGCGCCGCCGTCTGCGAGCTGCACGACGTGGCGGCCTTCTGGCAGGAGACGGGCCGCACGGACCCGCTGATCCCCGCCACCTCCTTCTTCCCGCGCCGCAGCGCCAGGAAGCCGCCCCGCCCCCGCTCGGAGGAACGGGCCGCCGAGCTGCTGCGGCAGGCCGCCTACACCGGGCCGCCCCTGCGCTTCTGGGTGCTGGACCTGCCCGACCCGATGGCGGAGGGCGAGTGGCTCTTGGCCCGCGCCGCCCGCCACGGGCTGCCCATGACGCTCTGCCGCTATCCCCTCAGCGCCACGCCCGACCGCGGGAGCGACGCCGACCTCGTGTTGCTGGGGGAGGTCGCGGGGGCCGATGAGCACCTGTCCTTCTGGACGGCCATGGGGCAGCCCGAGCTGCTGTTTCGCCGCCTGCTCCCCCCGGCGGTGCTGGCCGAGGTGGACCGGGCGCTGGAGGGCTACCGGACCGCGCAGACCTTCGCGGAGTACGAGGCGATTCTCGACCGGGTGGAGGATCTGCTGAGCGGCACGGGCCACGTCAACCTCACCCACCACCGGGTCAAGCGCCGCGCCGTTCACCCGCTGATCCGCGACGTCCACCCGGACGTGTACGGGCGCATCAACCTCAAGCGGCTGTGGGTGGGGGAGGGGCAGGACAGCGCATGA
- a CDS encoding metal-sensitive transcriptional regulator, with product MAKETAAERLDVTPHEGTHDHAGHHLCMPEESRKRAARRLAIARGHLESIRRSLEDPDVYCVDVLRQLKAVQGALDGAASVVLRGHLEAHVATAATRGDEKELVDELMEVFKYT from the coding sequence ATGGCGAAAGAGACGGCGGCCGAACGGCTGGACGTGACCCCCCACGAGGGGACGCACGACCACGCGGGCCATCACCTCTGCATGCCGGAGGAGAGCCGCAAGCGGGCGGCGCGTCGTCTCGCCATCGCCCGCGGGCACCTGGAGAGCATCCGCCGCTCGCTGGAAGACCCAGACGTGTACTGCGTGGATGTGCTGCGGCAGCTCAAGGCAGTGCAGGGCGCGCTCGACGGCGCGGCAAGTGTGGTCCTGCGAGGCCACCTTGAGGCACATGTGGCGACGGCGGCCACACGCGGCGACGAGAAGGAACTCGTCGACGAGCTGATGGAAGTCTTCAAGTACACCTGA